One window of Watersipora subatra chromosome 3, tzWatSuba1.1, whole genome shotgun sequence genomic DNA carries:
- the LOC137389593 gene encoding ubiquitin carboxyl-terminal hydrolase 10-A-like — protein MAHSEMRGRPFLPQVQRESPSAAFQMNELECEAIGCETSARAQLSTARRSTVTQRSSHGGAAGGGTKSDPPMTSSHLTVLIDLILHQLVCITQGFLSWNSKTFTCDQPQVEDTSVATEDRELSFSKLPESLRLNERPELNPNAKVFVPRQKYTSQPAVPGPAKMENVENYYRPPSTGFMPSLVPVNLVRPFTPNMPTGHPMYHPHTSQLQRYQHHQPPAMSMNQHIFMASPIAQRPHPGGPPCWMYNQSCNVPPTVYPGSIHYPLPPPQLDSHVAECLPPTPSVIFSQPTTTHHEPSAPTMTLLKRDVPVSTSGLANGGSHSTEIKVNSTNLLAQNSVVDKEVNSVSDGTGEFRLQFCDVDSVSEKNDSVKIMTRRAIVTPATQLMKNAGNATKSPVTTPSTEVIEDISTVNTTAPEPMVTTTIAKKLLPNRYDSKSSSLTDHISYNSVSSTHLGCKKESVVSGPPTTLVETPAGCVSSITSELSSPTVTLSSVSSADHVSPSPPQPMSWAKLFTNSSSSPVKPADTLPTPKKVVPPISLTNGASDEIGALLEKLTINPVAVPLHARRLINKTNWCYVNSTLQALLACPPFYHTLKAIPAYPPLSNISARQSSMPVLDAMVEFVNAFEVMQPEKQVEKARTRRELRFGEPFEPSSVYNVLKVMTNSEAMFTKGKQEDAEEFLTCLLNKMKEEMATAINKYRKEHNSSVVNGQDPSSAEEDGEEEWRQVEQRNNSAVTHSNVDKIRTPILNIFGGQLRSILHTGSNESVTIEQFFTVPLNVQTNKTVEEALHAFVSEESIDDYTCPQTKQKLNAHRKLTFELLPPILILHLKCFVYDKHGGSQKVFHEMDFNDTLEFDKELLAKSGPKGQRSYNLFAVVYHSGVKTTGGHYHTDVYHTGVQSWVRFDDNSTSLIEKSDVFKSKHPCVPYLLYYRRADHR, from the exons TCGACGGTCACTCAGAGGTCATCTCATGGAGGTGCTGCTGGAGGCGGAACTAAGTCTGATCCACCTATGACCAGCAGCCATTTGACAGTCCTTATAGACCTTATACTTCACCAGCTTGTGTGTATCACACAAGGA TTTTTATCATGGAACTCTAAGACTTTCACTTGTGACCAACCTCAGGTGGAGGATACTTCTGTTG CAACTGAGGACAGGGAATTGAGTTTTTCTAAGTTACCAGAGAGCCTTCGCCTAAATGAACGACCTGAG CTTAACCCAAATGCTAAGGTGTTTGTCCCACGACAAAAGTATACTTCTCAGCCTGCGGTACCGGGCCCtgcaaaaatggaaaatgtggAAAATTATTATAGACCACCTTCA ACTGGCTTTATGCCATCATTGGTGCCAGTTAATTTAGTGAGACCATTCACTCCTAACATGCCTACTGGTCATCCCATGTACCACCCACACACCAGTCAGCTACAGAGATATCAGCATCATCAACCTCCAGCCATGTCTATGAACCAGCATATCTTCATGGCTTCACCTATTGCTCAAAGACCCCACCCCGGAGGCCCCCCTTGTTGGATGTACAACCAGAGTTGCAATGTGCCGCCCACCGTCTACCCTGGCTCTATACATTACCCTTTGCCTCCACCACAGCTGGATTCACATGTTGCCGAGTGTTTACCCCCAACTCCTTCAGTTATTTTCTCTCAGCCTACCACCACACATCATGAACCATCTGCACCAACAATGACGCTACTG AAGCGAGATGTTCCTGTGTCGACGTCAGGCTTGGCTAATGGCGGTTCGCACTCAACGGAGATCAAAGTCAACTCTACCAATTTGTTAGCTCAAAACAGTGTCGTTGACAAAGAAGTTAACTCTGTGTCTGATGGCACAGGAGAATTCAGACTTCAGTTTTGTGACGTCGACAGTGTATCCGAGAAGAACGATAGTGTGAAGATAATGACAAGAAGGGCCATTGTTACTCCAG CTACGCAATTGATGAAGAATGCTGGAAATGCTACAAAGTCACCAGTAACTACACCATCTACTGAAGTGATAGAGGATATCAGTACTGTCAATACGACAGCTCCTGAACCTATGGTTACTACCACCATTGCTAAAAAGCTGCTACCAAACAGATATGACTCAAAGAGCTCATCCCTGACTGATCACATCTCATATAACTCTGTCAGTTCAACACACCTTGGCTGTAAAAAAGAATCTGTGGTGTCTGGTCCGCCAACGACACTAGTGGAGACACCTGCTGGCTGTGTTTCATCAATTACATCAGAACTTTCCTCGCCAACTGTTACCCTGTCATCGGTGTCATCAGCTGACCATGTTTCACCATCTCCACCTCAACCTATGTCCTGGGCCAAATTGTTCACCAACAGCAGCTCTTCCCCTGTCAAACCCGCTGACACTCTGCCCACACCTAAAAAGGTTGTACCCCCGATTTCTCTCACCAACGGCGCATCTGATGAAATTGGAG CTTTATTGGAGAAGTTGACTATCAACCCTGTGGCTGTTCCTCTGCACGCCAGACGACTCATCAACAAGACCAATTGGTGTTACGTGAACTCCACTCTACAGGCACTGCTCGCTTGCCCGCCGTTCTACCACACTCTCAAGGCCATTCCTGCATATCCACCCCTCTCTAATATTTCTGCTAGACAATCTTCCATGCCAGTCCTCGATGCCAT GGTTGAGTTCGTGAATGCATTTGAGGTGATGCAGCCTGAGAAACAGGTGGAGAAGGCAAGGACAAGGCGGGAACTTAGGTTTGGGGAGCCATTCGAGCCGAGCTCAGTCTACAACGTTCTGAAAGTGATGACAAACTCAGAAGCAATGTTCACCAAGGGCAAACAGGAAGATGCCGAGGAGTTCCTGACATGTCTCCTGAACAAGATGAAGGAGGAAATGGCCACAGCTATCAACAAGTACAGAAAAGAACACAACTCTTCTG TTGTCAATGGCCAAGATCCTTCATCAGCGGAGGAAGATGGTGAGGAAGAATGGAGACAGGTCGAGCAACGGAATAACTCCGCTGTTACCCACAGCAATGTGGACAAGATACGCACAcccattttaaatatatttgggGGTCAGCTCAGATCAATCTTGCACACCGGTAGCAATGAGTCTGTTACCATCGAGCAGTTTTTCACCGTACCTCTAAATGTGCAG ACAAACAAGACCGTGGAGGAGGCACTCCATGCCTTTGTCAGCGAAGAATCAATAGATGATTATACATGCCCACAAACTAAACAAAAGCTCAATGCGCACAGGAAACTTACATTTGAGCTCCTCCCACCTATACTGATTTTACATCTCAAGTGTTTTGTTTATGACAAGCATGGCGGGTCCCAGAAAGTTTTCCATGAAATGGACTTCAATGATACCCTCGAGTTCGACAAag AGCTCTTGGCTAAAAGTGGTCCAAAAGGTCAGAGGTCATACAATCTCTTCGCAG TGGTATATCACTCAGGAGTAAAGACAACCGGTGGTCACTATCATACAGATGTCTATCACACAGGAGTACAGAGTTGGGTGCGCTTTGATGACAACTCAACTAGTTTAATTGAAAAGAGTGACGTATTCAAGTCAAAACACCCCTGTGTTCCGTACTTGCTCTACTACAGGCGCGCTGATCATAGATAG